A genomic segment from Pseudomonas sp. S09G 359 encodes:
- a CDS encoding ABC transporter substrate-binding protein, translating into MNIFPSLWARVFVAALAVTAVPASFAKTPADQLIVGMSMINLLSLDPAAATGLDVSEINANLYDMLLVQDVAQPDRLVPALAERWQVSDDRKTLTFNLRDGVKFQSGNALSAEDVAWSLQRVLKLNLALASTWKAYGFTADNVERYMRATDASTFVIELPRPTDPLLVLNTLATSPSAFILDRKKVLEHQKNDDMGAAWLVTHAAGSGAFVLNDWRANDVILMNRFDGYWAGPAKLKRIVMRNMTESQSLRLMIERGDLDIAKGMSAPDIEALQKSDKVRTQTLQRGTLYYVALSVKQPMFADARVRKAVRSLIDYQGINHTVMPHYGVINQRPLPLGLPARLPDPGYTLNVEQAKAWLAEAGYPNGFKTTIRVLAEPPFINIASNLQSTLAQAGIQASIITGTGNQIYGAMRERTFDIIVGRGGGGAERHPHSSLRTLVYNPDNRDEAKLTNFQGWRTAFYSPELNQLIERAEVEPDSGKQLAQYREIQEQVDQQVGAILPVSQMTDTVVVYADVADFQGHTAATTRYKDVYKKR; encoded by the coding sequence ATGAACATTTTCCCTTCGCTGTGGGCGCGGGTATTCGTCGCCGCCCTGGCGGTTACCGCGGTCCCTGCAAGCTTTGCCAAAACCCCGGCCGATCAACTGATCGTCGGCATGAGCATGATCAACTTGTTGTCCCTGGACCCGGCTGCCGCTACCGGGCTGGACGTCTCGGAGATCAACGCCAACCTCTATGACATGCTGCTGGTGCAAGATGTCGCGCAGCCGGATCGCCTGGTGCCGGCGCTGGCCGAGCGCTGGCAGGTCAGTGATGACCGCAAGACCCTGACCTTCAACCTGCGTGACGGGGTGAAGTTCCAGTCCGGCAATGCCTTGAGTGCCGAAGACGTTGCCTGGTCGCTGCAGCGGGTGCTCAAACTCAACCTCGCGCTGGCCTCGACCTGGAAGGCCTACGGTTTCACCGCCGACAACGTCGAACGCTATATGCGCGCCACGGATGCCTCGACCTTCGTGATCGAACTGCCACGGCCAACCGATCCGCTGCTGGTGCTGAACACCCTGGCGACCTCGCCGAGTGCGTTCATTCTCGATCGCAAAAAAGTCCTCGAGCACCAGAAAAACGATGACATGGGCGCCGCCTGGCTGGTGACGCACGCGGCCGGCAGTGGTGCCTTCGTGCTTAATGACTGGCGCGCCAACGACGTGATCCTGATGAATCGTTTCGATGGCTACTGGGCTGGCCCGGCCAAACTCAAGCGTATTGTCATGCGCAACATGACCGAATCGCAGTCGTTGCGCCTGATGATCGAGCGTGGTGACCTGGACATCGCCAAAGGCATGTCCGCGCCGGATATCGAAGCCCTGCAGAAAAGCGACAAGGTGCGCACCCAGACCCTGCAGCGCGGCACCCTCTATTACGTCGCGCTGAGTGTGAAGCAGCCGATGTTCGCCGACGCCCGGGTGCGCAAGGCTGTGCGTTCGCTGATCGACTACCAGGGCATCAACCACACGGTGATGCCGCATTACGGTGTGATCAACCAGCGGCCGTTGCCCCTGGGCCTGCCCGCACGCCTGCCGGACCCGGGCTACACGCTCAACGTCGAGCAAGCCAAGGCCTGGCTGGCCGAGGCCGGTTATCCAAACGGTTTCAAGACCACCATCCGTGTACTGGCCGAACCGCCGTTCATCAACATTGCCTCCAACCTGCAGTCGACGCTGGCCCAGGCCGGCATCCAGGCCAGCATCATCACCGGCACCGGTAACCAGATCTACGGTGCCATGCGCGAGCGCACCTTCGACATCATCGTCGGGCGCGGCGGTGGCGGGGCGGAGCGCCATCCGCATTCGAGCCTGCGCACGCTGGTGTACAACCCGGATAATCGCGATGAAGCCAAGCTGACCAACTTCCAGGGCTGGCGCACCGCGTTCTACAGCCCTGAGCTGAACCAACTGATCGAGCGTGCGGAAGTCGAGCCTGACAGTGGCAAGCAGTTGGCCCAGTACCGGGAAATCCAGGAGCAGGTCGATCAACAGGTCGGGGCTATCTTGCCCGTCTCGCAGATGACCGACACCGTGGTGGTGTATGCCGATGTGGCTGACTTCCAGGGCCATACGGCTGCGACCACGCGCTACAAAGACGTCTACAAGAAGCGCTGA
- a CDS encoding ABC transporter permease, translated as MGARASNTLRRASTVLVTLLGLLALTFIIGRVMPLDPVLAVVGPDADSSTYDQVYRSMGLDKPIWTQFGLYLNDLLHGDFGNALLTGHPVLDDILRVFPATIELATLAILFGIVIGLPLGVCAASNQGRLGDHVARVITLFGYSTPIFWLGMMGLLVFYAWLGWAGGAGRIDLAYDGMVPEVTGLLLIDSTLARDWDAFASALRHIVLPALILGLNSVAYISRMTRSFMLEQLSQEYIITARVKGLSRRQVVWGHAFRNILVQLLTVVALAYGSLLEGAVLIETVFAWPGFGQYLTSSLMLGDMNAVMGCVLVIGLIFVALNLISDALYKVFDPRTR; from the coding sequence ATGGGCGCTCGCGCTTCCAATACGCTGCGGCGCGCCAGCACGGTGCTGGTGACGCTGCTTGGCCTGTTGGCCCTGACCTTTATCATCGGCCGCGTCATGCCGCTGGACCCGGTGCTCGCAGTGGTCGGGCCGGACGCGGACAGTTCCACTTATGACCAGGTGTACCGGTCGATGGGGCTGGACAAGCCGATCTGGACCCAATTCGGCCTGTACCTCAACGACCTGCTCCACGGCGACTTTGGCAACGCGCTGCTGACCGGCCACCCAGTGCTCGATGACATCCTCCGGGTGTTCCCGGCAACCATCGAACTGGCAACCCTGGCGATTTTGTTCGGCATAGTGATCGGCCTGCCGCTCGGCGTGTGTGCTGCCAGCAATCAGGGGCGGCTCGGCGATCACGTGGCACGGGTGATCACCTTGTTTGGTTACTCCACGCCGATTTTCTGGCTGGGCATGATGGGCCTGCTGGTGTTCTACGCATGGCTTGGCTGGGCCGGCGGAGCAGGGCGCATCGACCTGGCGTATGACGGCATGGTCCCGGAAGTCACCGGTTTGCTGCTGATTGACTCGACCCTGGCGCGCGACTGGGATGCCTTTGCCAGCGCCTTGCGCCACATCGTATTGCCGGCGCTGATTCTCGGCCTGAACTCAGTGGCTTATATCAGCCGGATGACCCGCAGCTTCATGCTCGAGCAACTGTCCCAGGAATACATCATCACTGCGCGGGTCAAGGGGCTTTCCCGGCGCCAAGTGGTATGGGGTCACGCCTTTCGCAACATCCTCGTGCAACTGCTGACCGTCGTCGCACTGGCCTACGGCTCATTGCTGGAGGGCGCGGTGCTGATCGAAACCGTGTTTGCCTGGCCGGGTTTCGGCCAATACCTGACGAGCAGCCTGATGCTCGGCGACATGAACGCAGTGATGGGTTGCGTGCTGGTGATCGGCTTGATTTTTGTCGCGCTCAACCTGATCAGCGATGCCTTGTACAAGGTGTTCGACCCCCGCACCCGCTGA